The Rhodothermales bacterium genomic sequence TGCGCTGCCTGCGCCAGTGGACATCGTGGAAGAACGTACCGTCGGACCAAGCCTCGGTGAACGGTCCATCAAAGCCGGTCTCAACTCGGTCATCCTCGGCCTGGTGTTGGTCGCCCTCTTCATGATTTTCTACTACCGCGGTGGGGGAATGATTGCCAACCTGGCACTCATCCTGAACCTGATCTTCGTGATGGGCATCCTGGCCGGCTTCAATGCGACGCTGACCCTGCCGGGTATTGCAGGTATCGTGCTGACCATCGGTATGGCAGTCGACGCCAACGTGCTGATCTTCGAGCGCATCCGGGAAGAACAGTCCACGGGCAAGACGCTCAAGGCCAGTATTGACGGGGGGTATTCGAAGGCGTTGTCCGCCATTTTCGATGCCAACATCACGACGTTCTTCGTCGGTGTCATCCTGTACTCCTTCGGCCTCGGCCCCATCCAGGGATTCGCTGTGACACTCATGGCCGGCATCCTGTCGTCCCTGTTCACGGCCATCGTCTTCACCCGCATCATTTTTGACTACTTGATCACCGAGCGCCGTCTGACGGTCAGCGTTGGTTGAATCAGAGCACACTACTACCATGAGAATTTTCGAAAACGCGAATTTCAGATTCGTAGAGAGCCGCAAGATCGGCTACATCATTTCGGGCGTGCTCTTGCTGCTGAGCATGGGCTCGCTGTTGTTCAACGGTCTTGAGTTGGGTATCGATTTCCGGGGCGGCATGGAGTTCGTCGTCGAAATGGATGAACCCCATTCAGCCACGGAAATGCGGTCCGTCCTGGGCGCTGCCCTTGGCCAGGAGCCGGAAGTCAAGACCTTCGGTACGGACGGTCGCGCACTCCTTATCCGCGCGGCAACCACGGAGGAAATGCGTACCGTCCAGGAACAGATCATTTCGGCCATCCAGGCCGAATACGCGGCAAGCAATCCGCGGATGATCAAGACGGACGTCGTAGGTCCACGGTTTGCCCAGGACCTTCAGCGCGGGGCCATCTACTCCATCCTGGGGTCGTTGCTCGTCATCTTCGTCTACATCCTCATCCGGTTCGAATGGCGCTTCAGTGTGGGGGCCGTCGCGGCGCTGTTCCATGACGTCGTCATCGTTCTGGGGATGTTTTCGCTGCTTCGTTTCGTCATGCCGTTCTCACTGCAGATTGACCAGACCATCATTGCGGCGTTCCTGACCATCGTGGGCTACTCGCTCAACGATACCGTGGTCGTGTTTGACCGCATCCGGGAGTACACAGGTCTGTTCAAGTCCGAGAAATACGAAAACGTGGTCAACCGGTCCATCAACAACACACTGAGCCGGACCATTGTCACCTCCGGAACGACCTTGCTCGTGGTCGTCATCCTGTTTATATTCGGAGGCGAGGTACTTCGAGGCTTCACGTTCGCTTTGATCATGGGTATCATGATCGGAACGTACTCCTCTGTTTTTGTGGCTTCTCCGGTGGTTTTGGCGCTTCGCCAACGGTCCTGATCAGCCATTCCAGCCCGCATAAACCATTTTTCTGGAGGAATAATGAACTACAACGTCGAAGAGCGATACAACAGTGTCGTCATCACGCTGAAAGGCAACGTCATGGGGGGGCCGGACGGCTCCAAGCTGCATGACACCCTGCATGACCTGAAAGAGTCCGGCAAGACCAACATTGTCGTAGACCTGTCAAAGGTCAAGTTCATGAATTCCAGTGGTTTGGGCATGCTCATCAGTGCGATGACCACCATGCGGAATGCAGGAGGAGATCTGCGTTTGGCCAACGTTGCCGATCGGATCCAATCCCTGCTCGTGGTGACAAAGCTCATTACCGTGTTCAAGCATTTCGAGTCCGTCGACGAGGCTGCCAAGAGCTTCGACGCCTGACGTCCATCCGCAACGAATGAAGGAAAGGCGACGGGTGGATTACCCGTCGCCTTTCTTGTGTAAAAACCATGCCAGTCAGTGTAGTCATCGGAAGTCAGTGGGGCGATGAAGGGAAAGGCAAGATTGTCGATCTCATCAGCCAGGACGTGGATATCGTAGCCCGATACCAGGGGGGGGCCAATGCGGGTCATACCATCTGTTGGGGCGACGAGACCTTCGTTCTCCACCTCGTTCCGAGCGGCATCTTCCAGAAGAATGTGACGTGTGTCATCGGCAACGGGGTCGTCATCGATCCGGTGGCCGTGATGGACGAGATCCGGATGATCAAGGAGCTTGGGTACGACGTGGAGGGACGTTTACTCATCTCCCACAATGCGCATCTGATCATGCCGTACCACAAGAAAGTGGAAGAGGCCCGGGAGCGGTGGCGGGATGCCGGCGCCATCGGGACGACCGGCCGGGGTATAGGTCCGGCCTATGTGGACAAGTTCGCACGGACCGGCGTCCGGGTCGTGGACCTCCTGGACCGGGACACCCTGCGCAAGAAGCTTCTGCTGTCGCTTGAGGAGAAGAACTCCATCCTGAAGAATGTGTATGGTGCCGCAGAATTGGATGTGGACGCCATGATCGAAGAGTATGTCGAGTTCGACAAGCAGATCGATCCTTACGTCACCGATACCACGCACTTCCTGTGCCGCTCCCTGAAGGAAGGCAAGCGTGTCCTGGCCGAAGGCGCCCAGGGATCGTTGTTGGATGTGGATTTCGGAACGTATCCGTTTGTCACATCCAGCCATCCTACGGTGGGTGGCTGTTGTACCGGCCTGGGTGTCCCGCCGACCGAGATCGATCGCGTCATCGGGATCGTCAAGGCGTACTCCACACGCGTGGGGAACGGACCGTTTCCGACGGAACTGCTGAATGAGGAGGGGGAGCAGCTTCGGAAGAAAGGACATGAATTCGGAGCCACGACCGGTCGTCCGCGGCGGTGTGGCTGGCTCGACCTCGTGGCACTGGGTTACACCAGCATGATCAACGGATTCACGGAATTGGCCATTACCAAAATGGACGTGCTGTCCGACCTGGACGAAATCCAGGTGTGCACGGAATACGATATCGACGGCAAGCGGACCACGCGATTCCCCAGCGATCTGCGCACGCTTGAGCGCGCCGTCCCGGTCTATACCCGACTGGACGGTTGGAAGCAGGACATCACGGGTGTCACGGACTATCAGGCATTGCCGGCTGCGGCCCGGACCTACCTGACGTTTATTTCAGATCAACTTGATGTTCCCATCCGGATTGTCTCGTCGGGTCCGAAGCGGGAACAAACCATCCTGACCTGACGCATTCATCCCTTTCCGGGAGTACGGCATGAAGGCATATCGCGTATCCGTCAACCTGAAACTGGGTCTGATCGGGTTCGCCATGGTCATTGCGGTCTCCTCGCTGTGGTACACCAACAGCTTGGTCGAACGCCTGAAGGAACGGGAATTTGCCATGGTGGAGATGTGGGCACGGGCGCTTGAGGAATTGCCCGTGTCTGCGCAGGCAGGCAATACGTACCGCCAGGAGTTCCGTGAACTCGAAGGGCTGGTCCCGGAATTGAAGCCGTTTGTCGGCTGGACCGATGCCAAACTGAGCCGAATGGTGCGCTCGCTGGCTTGGGCACAGGGCATGCCTTCCGGACAAAGTGTGTCCGTGATCCTGGATGCGTTCCTGACTCCGAATGCCTTCACGATTCCGGCGCTGGTCTACGATTCAACGGCGGGCACATACACCATCTGGAATAATCTGGATGTGGAGGAACTCTCGTTCGCCGGGCTGGATGAAGACGAACGCATGGATCTTGAGGCCCGACTTTCGGCCATCCAGGCGGATCTGGAAGCCCAGTACGACCCGATTCCGATCGTGGTTGAATTCGACACCGATCCACCCCAGCGCCTGGTCCAGAAGCTGTATTACGGCGAGTCGGATCTCGTCGCTGCGCTTCGCTGGTTTCCGTACGTCCAATTGGTGTTCGTGGGCCTGTTCGTGGTCGTCGGCTACGTGGGCTTCTCCTACGTGCGTCGGAGCGAGCAGTCCAGCCTGTGGGTCGGGATGGCGAAGGAAGCCGCCCATCAACTGGGGACGCCCATCTCAAGTCTGATGGGGTGGATGGAGATGCTCCGTCTACAGCCCGACCCGGACGGATCCATCGGGCAAACCGTGAATGAGGTGGAACAGGATATTGCGCGGTTGAATCGCGTAGCCACGCGCTTTTCGGACATCGGATCCATGCCCAAATTGGAGCGACAACCTCTTGGACCCATCCTGGAGGCGACAACCGATTACATGCGACGCCGGATTCCCCGCAAAGGGGCGTTCCTTCGGATAAGTGTGTCCGTTCCTACGGACCTGGCGGCACCGGTCAATGCAGAACTGTTCGAATGGGTCATCGAGAACCTGCTCAAGAATGCCATGGATGCCATGGAAACCGAGCGCGGACGGATAGATATCGTTGCATCGGAGCACGACGGATTTGCCCGGATTGACGTCATGGATACGGGCAAGGGCATCGACCGTCGGCAATTCAGGAATATTTTCCGACCGGGCTATTCGACCAAGAAGCGGGGATGGGGTCTCGGGTTGAGTCTGGCCAAACGGATTGTCGAAGACTATCACGGCGGCACGCTTACGTTGCACGCGTCCCGACCAGGTGAAGGGACCACATTCCGGATCCGGATTCCCGTGGACTGATTCCTCCCGGAATCAGGGATAGACGAAGCGGGACCGGATGCCGGCGGGGTCGTCTGCCGTCGTGAACACGGTGTAGATGTCGTCCCTGTAGCGCCAGCTTGCCCGGGCCACATTTCCGTTGACCGTGATATCCACGCCGTCCGGAGCGGCCAACTGTGTCATGGACGCGGGATTCAGCGCAAAGTCATACCGGAACTCGTCCAGGAGGCGGTACGATATGACGAACACTTCCAGATCCGGCCCCCCATCCATTTCATAGTGCAGGATGGGGACGTCCACCTGCCCGGCCAGATCCATGGATGAAGCCCCTTCCAATCGTCCGTCCGTGATTCCGGGGACGGTAATCCGCGCACCGAATTGGTCCAGGAGGACCCGCTCTGCCTGCACTGGACTCGGTCCCGTATACAGCACGGTCTTTTCCGATCCTGAGGCGAGCAAATCAAACAGATTCGGGGGGGCACTCGCCGCGGGGTCCGTCGGATGTGTGGGACGACCAACCCAGATACCTATGAGCGACACAATCAGGATGACTGCGAGTGCCCCCCCGAATCGAACGGCTGGATGTATCCGTTTCGGATGAACGACGGGGCCGCCCGGACCGGGATGGCGTGTACGGAGTGCGGCATCAATACGGGTACGGAGTTCACTGGGAACGGGTGGGGCGGAAGATCCCAGGACCCGGAAAAGGGCATCCCTGATTTCCGTATCGTCCAGCTGGCGTGCGGTCCCATCCGCCATCCTGCGGCGAACGGCATACGTAAACACCGTCCGCTCAGTCTGGGTGGCCTCGCCTTCGGGATTGACGGGCATCCATGCGCTCAAGATGGCCAACCTGCGTTCGGCCGGCAA encodes the following:
- the secF gene encoding protein translocase subunit SecF; amino-acid sequence: MRIFENANFRFVESRKIGYIISGVLLLLSMGSLLFNGLELGIDFRGGMEFVVEMDEPHSATEMRSVLGAALGQEPEVKTFGTDGRALLIRAATTEEMRTVQEQIISAIQAEYAASNPRMIKTDVVGPRFAQDLQRGAIYSILGSLLVIFVYILIRFEWRFSVGAVAALFHDVVIVLGMFSLLRFVMPFSLQIDQTIIAAFLTIVGYSLNDTVVVFDRIREYTGLFKSEKYENVVNRSINNTLSRTIVTSGTTLLVVVILFIFGGEVLRGFTFALIMGIMIGTYSSVFVASPVVLALRQRS
- a CDS encoding adenylosuccinate synthase, yielding MPVSVVIGSQWGDEGKGKIVDLISQDVDIVARYQGGANAGHTICWGDETFVLHLVPSGIFQKNVTCVIGNGVVIDPVAVMDEIRMIKELGYDVEGRLLISHNAHLIMPYHKKVEEARERWRDAGAIGTTGRGIGPAYVDKFARTGVRVVDLLDRDTLRKKLLLSLEEKNSILKNVYGAAELDVDAMIEEYVEFDKQIDPYVTDTTHFLCRSLKEGKRVLAEGAQGSLLDVDFGTYPFVTSSHPTVGGCCTGLGVPPTEIDRVIGIVKAYSTRVGNGPFPTELLNEEGEQLRKKGHEFGATTGRPRRCGWLDLVALGYTSMINGFTELAITKMDVLSDLDEIQVCTEYDIDGKRTTRFPSDLRTLERAVPVYTRLDGWKQDITGVTDYQALPAAARTYLTFISDQLDVPIRIVSSGPKREQTILT
- a CDS encoding STAS domain-containing protein, which codes for MNYNVEERYNSVVITLKGNVMGGPDGSKLHDTLHDLKESGKTNIVVDLSKVKFMNSSGLGMLISAMTTMRNAGGDLRLANVADRIQSLLVVTKLITVFKHFESVDEAAKSFDA
- a CDS encoding HAMP domain-containing sensor histidine kinase, coding for MKAYRVSVNLKLGLIGFAMVIAVSSLWYTNSLVERLKEREFAMVEMWARALEELPVSAQAGNTYRQEFRELEGLVPELKPFVGWTDAKLSRMVRSLAWAQGMPSGQSVSVILDAFLTPNAFTIPALVYDSTAGTYTIWNNLDVEELSFAGLDEDERMDLEARLSAIQADLEAQYDPIPIVVEFDTDPPQRLVQKLYYGESDLVAALRWFPYVQLVFVGLFVVVGYVGFSYVRRSEQSSLWVGMAKEAAHQLGTPISSLMGWMEMLRLQPDPDGSIGQTVNEVEQDIARLNRVATRFSDIGSMPKLERQPLGPILEATTDYMRRRIPRKGAFLRISVSVPTDLAAPVNAELFEWVIENLLKNAMDAMETERGRIDIVASEHDGFARIDVMDTGKGIDRRQFRNIFRPGYSTKKRGWGLGLSLAKRIVEDYHGGTLTLHASRPGEGTTFRIRIPVD